From the genome of Nitrosomonas sp., one region includes:
- the yajC gene encoding preprotein translocase subunit YajC — MLISEAYAQAAESGASEAGWANLILLIGIFVIFWLLLIRPQARRAKEHKQMVEALQRGDEVITNGGILGLILNVSESYVVVEIAPNVEVIVYKTSVQTLLPKGTLKSIEPSKGGKQSRKTAKGASAPAQEDKASENTDTQDSNTDESTKSGDKN, encoded by the coding sequence ATGCTGATTAGTGAAGCATACGCGCAAGCAGCCGAATCTGGAGCTTCTGAAGCAGGTTGGGCTAATCTTATTTTGTTAATAGGTATTTTTGTCATATTCTGGCTTTTACTTATCCGTCCGCAAGCCAGACGCGCCAAAGAACATAAGCAAATGGTCGAAGCCCTCCAAAGAGGCGACGAAGTCATTACCAATGGCGGGATACTCGGCTTAATCCTCAATGTCAGCGAAAGCTATGTTGTTGTTGAAATTGCGCCTAATGTTGAAGTGATTGTATATAAAACTTCCGTGCAGACACTGCTGCCCAAAGGCACGCTGAAAAGTATCGAACCCTCCAAAGGCGGAAAACAATCCAGAAAAACTGCAAAAGGCGCTTCTGCACCTGCTCAGGAAGATAAAGCTTCTGAAAACACCGATACGCAGGACAGCAATACTGACGAATCAACCAAATCTGGCGATAAAAACTAA